The nucleotide window CATTCTAGATCACtcctgctgcttctctgctgcCAGTTGCCACCATCAGAAGCAGCTCGTTACATTTACATATAAGATTGTTTTGTAACAAAAGAAAAGTTGGAGTCAACTCTCTTAGGAGAAAGGGAAGAATCAATTAATTTTGATATAAACAAGTAATAGGTCCACTAGATTTGTACTATGTGGTTGGCATTTCATTCTAATGTGGGCAAGAGATACTGTCCTGAGGGACTTCTTTCCTTTTAAATTCTTGAAAAGGCAGCCTTTTTGTGTCATTTTATTGGTGATATGTGTAATGAAAGAGAACTCAGACTTCTATTTCAAGGCCACTATAAAAAAGCTAAACTCTGGCAACAACACTGAGAAAAATTAATGCTTTTATTTTCATAATTGGTTTCGAagggtgttttaaaaaatcataaacacAACTAGAAATTGCCATACTTATAAAGGCTTTCACTGATCCAGAAGGGATGTGACACACTGTTACCACAAGAAGAGCTGGTGAAAGCATCTTTAGGCACTGGAGTCTTGCAATTTGATGTGAAAAGGATGCTTTTTTGAAGTAGTTTAGAGATCCTGAAAAAAAGATCTGTTAAGTATTTCAGAAAACCTCATACTCTTGTGGCTTTAAATCCACacaatgattttgttttctaattAGAAAAAGAGCTCATGTTCTAATGATTCTCTCAGTGTCCAGAATAGTGGaaatacatttccaacatacCCTTCAGCTTTGGAGTTTGAAATACAAAGTCCTATATCATGTTTAGCCAACAGAGGCCATGACAGCATCCACAGGAAGTTCTTCTCCACTCCGTGCTGTGACTTGCATTGTCACAATGTCTGTCAGGACAAGTCGAGAACGAACCAAGAGGTCATGACCACCTCGAAAAACACCTGCCAGGTACAAGGTATGAGAGTTCTTGTTTTCAGGCAATTTATCTGACCGCTCACAGGGCTGCATCCCCAGGAACTTGACAATGTTGCCTACTGCCTCTTCCAGTGTTTTAACTGTGGATAGTGTGAAGGTCTCTTCTTTTTCAAACTCCTCACCAACTTCTTCCCAGGCTGCTCCAAAATTTGGCTTCAGAACCCTTTGGATGTGGTCTGCTATAGTCACCTCAATATCTTCCAGCACATATTCATCCTCATAGCCCTCTTCCTCTGCTTCACCAGTGTTCGGGTCACAGTCCTTGACAGTGAATTTCATCATGCAGCTGAATGTACAAGCCACCGCTGTTGGGTCCTCTTCAGGCAATGCAATCAATGTGTAGCAAGTGCCAGGTTGGTTGTATAGCAAACTTTTGGCAGGTATGTAACCCATGACCTCATATCCCTCAGTTGGCTCCATTTGCACAGTGACATTTTCCAGGATCTGATCATTCAGGGTGTTTGTACAATCAAACTGGAACACCATGTGGTTGGTGAACGCGTGTTTGGTACAACGGATCACATATTCTGTTTCCAATTCTGTAAGAGCGATAGGCTCAGGAGAGGACTTGAACAGTGGGCCGAGTCCTCGGAACTCTGGGATAGCAGCTAGTTGTTCCTGGAATATTTCTTGTCGGGTTGCTGCCACTTTCTCCGGCTGCTTGACTGCAGACGCAGGAACATTTTCTATTCTTTGTTCAGTGATGGGGGTAGTTGCCAAAGGAACAGACTTCAGGTCAAAAGGTTTCTCAGAAGGCTCTAGAGTGTACTGGTGCAGGGCCCTCTCCAGGCCAGGGATGGATACAGTCAATCCATTCAGAATGTAGCCAGCACTGAGAGCTTTTTGCTTCTGCTCCAAAACACTTAGGTAGAACGTGGCCCTGTCTCTCACTTCATTGTCATCATCCATCACACACCTCTTCAGCAACACTAGGATGcttgggagcatttcttcattctGAGCCCCAAATTTGGCCAGAGCACTCACAGCACCTGCCCTGACCTCCTCATGTTCCAAGACAACTCGGTTGTAAATGAAACGAATGTATTTTGAAGGATTGTTGGTCTTGGGTCCTTCCTGACCCAGCAAGTGGAGAATGCGGGTAGCCAGGACAGTGAACTCGCAGTCCTCGATGAACTCACACAAGTGGGAGAGGCCGGTTTCCTTGCTCTCAGAGTTGTCCTCAATGATGCCAATGATACATTCAACAATGGCTCGTTTGTACTCAAAGCCACCCTCCTCACGGAGCATTGTGAAGAGGAAGTTCATGAGGACCGCATGCTTGCGTGGATACTTCTGACAGAGGGCGCTGATAGCCTGTACCACGACAACCTTGAACTCATCTGAGATTTCAGACATGAAGGAGGAGATCTGCTTCATGAGGCGGTCAATGCTGCTTTCACTGCCAGTTTTCAGCAGGGTAGTGATGGCTAGGGTAGCAATGCTGCGGTTGGAGTCTGTGACTAGGTTCTCCAAATCAAGGTTACAGGCAGTCACAGCAGATGGGTGCTTCATAGCAACCTTGTTCAGAGTTCGAACTGCTGCATAACGAAGGGCTGCCTTGGGTGAACTGCAGaacaattgcaacacagacacaGCGGGTGCCAGTTCTTTGGCCGTGCAGCTGGGCAGGTTAACAATGGCAGATGCAGCTTCATAGACCACCATCTCATGCTTATTCCTTAAGCAGCTCTCAATGAAATCAAACAGGGGGCTATCACGGCCTCCAGCTTCTTCTTCTATCAGTTTGCTGGCTACTCGGATCATCATGCAATACGCAAAAGGCGATTTCAAGCCATGGCGCATGAACTTGTTAAGCATTTTGTTGACAGCCAAGCGGTCGTTCTTGCGCACGTGATACAGCAAGCCAAGGGCATGATATTGGACCATGATGTTGTCACTAGAAGCCGCCTCCTGAGCCTCATTCACCCAGCGTTTTACCACATcaaagctggttttcagaagatgcaaagatgacacGAGGGCCGAGCTGGACACACCGGGCACCTTATCAACGATCGCCTGCTTCATGTAGCGCTCAATGGCTTGCAGCATGGTCATATCAGTAATCTGGCAGAGGGCTCGCACAGCGGGACCTCTATAGTTGTCATCTTTCCCAGTCATATCTTTAGTTAAACTGCTAGTCACAATGATGACATCCTCTGAAATGCTAGACATCTCTTTGATGGTCAGGTAGCACATTCTGCGGAGAGTTGGATCATTGGACTGGAACAGCTTAGTCATTGCAAAGAAGGATTCCGTGGCTTCCATCACACCAAGGTGCTCCCCCTGGTTTATGAGATACAATATCTTGGTGAGGATATGAGCACATTTCCGAGGGTTTATAGGTGTCTCATTGAATACTCGAGCTTCCTGCAGCACAGCACTTTTCTCCAAGTGTTGGAATGGATTGGAACCCCCACCTTTTGTGATGGTCCTTGTAATAACTCCTAGCTTCCTTTACTTGCTGGTCACATCCACAACTCCAGATGCCACTCCAATACAATATATAAAGGTTTTACCACCTTTCCTGGGAAAATGTCTCCATATTTGTCTTTTGTTTGCTCACGTGAATTGGTATGGCTTTTGGCC belongs to Rhineura floridana isolate rRhiFlo1 chromosome 11, rRhiFlo1.hap2, whole genome shotgun sequence and includes:
- the LOC133366715 gene encoding coatomer subunit gamma-1-like codes for the protein MEATESFFAMTKLFQSNDPTLRRMCYLTIKEMSSISEDVIIVTSSLTKDMTGKDDNYRGPAVRALCQITDMTMLQAIERYMKQAIVDKVPGVSSSALVSSLHLLKTSFDVVKRWVNEAQEAASSDNIMVQYHALGLLYHVRKNDRLAVNKMLNKFMRHGLKSPFAYCMMIRVASKLIEEEAGGRDSPLFDFIESCLRNKHEMVVYEAASAIVNLPSCTAKELAPAVSVLQLFCSSPKAALRYAAVRTLNKVAMKHPSAVTACNLDLENLVTDSNRSIATLAITTLLKTGSESSIDRLMKQISSFMSEISDEFKVVVVQAISALCQKYPRKHAVLMNFLFTMLREEGGFEYKRAIVECIIGIIEDNSESKETGLSHLCEFIEDCEFTVLATRILHLLGQEGPKTNNPSKYIRFIYNRVVLEHEEVRAGAVSALAKFGAQNEEMLPSILVLLKRCVMDDDNEVRDRATFYLSVLEQKQKALSAGYILNGLTVSIPGLERALHQYTLEPSEKPFDLKSVPLATTPITEQRIENVPASAVKQPEKVAATRQEIFQEQLAAIPEFRGLGPLFKSSPEPIALTELETEYVIRCTKHAFTNHMVFQFDCTNTLNDQILENVTVQMEPTEGYEVMGYIPAKSLLYNQPGTCYTLIALPEEDPTAVACTFSCMMKFTVKDCDPNTGEAEEEGYEDEYVLEDIEVTIADHIQRVLKPNFGAAWEEVGEEFEKEETFTLSTVKTLEEAVGNIVKFLGMQPCERSDKLPENKNSHTLYLAGVFRGGHDLLVRSRLVLTDIVTMQVTARSGEELPVDAVMASVG